From one Cupriavidus sp. P-10 genomic stretch:
- a CDS encoding three component ABC system middle component, giving the protein MEAQEKKIDVIENLFVLHNNPFLFSELFTEFYGAMGPQKNGVLLAYLVLPLVLPEQSRKVLYKDRGRTRLMTFAAKPERLYGLQGRIDTYRALTNVTLQHLLSCGRLSMTADLSLEVCGKVVDEPLAPREALAASRKLGTIVAPYDVPTIFRMLGVMSL; this is encoded by the coding sequence TCAAGAAAAGAAGATCGACGTAATCGAAAATCTCTTTGTACTGCACAACAATCCCTTCCTGTTTTCCGAGCTATTCACCGAATTCTATGGGGCAATGGGACCACAAAAGAATGGTGTCTTGCTGGCCTATCTGGTCTTGCCCCTGGTCTTGCCGGAACAATCGAGGAAGGTGCTTTACAAGGATCGAGGCAGGACGCGTCTCATGACGTTTGCGGCGAAGCCCGAGCGCCTGTATGGGTTGCAAGGCCGGATCGATACCTACCGTGCGCTCACCAACGTTACCCTCCAGCATCTGCTGAGCTGTGGTCGCCTGTCGATGACGGCCGACTTGTCGCTCGAAGTCTGCGGGAAAGTTGTCGACGAACCGTTAGCGCCACGCGAAGCCCTTGCCGCCTCGAGAAAACTCGGAACGATCGTTGCCCCCTATGACGTGCCGACGATCTTTCGCATGCTTGGTGTTATGTCCCTATGA
- a CDS encoding DUF3732 domain-containing protein, which yields MKAHILHIGVVDKNDTVHAVTFSPGVNVITGRSSTGKSALIEIFDYCFGSSEFTVPVGVITDRASLYFTVLMLHDTAVVLARRPDTRTAFLKEELETERVKEARSLTSAYFEEKFFYSPYLFKKNLIRSFGVLVTDVDEDLSVREARFNKARSAPPSARSFTSFMLQHQNLVANKHAVFYRFDEREKREQAIDHLKVFLGFAKQEYFLLKQKLNELEQEERSLKRMAPKREALIDEAKRKVALARTEYEALSGLSLPVDLATMYASPAAARDRIEAMSVALSADTAGHVRRRRELEMEYSKTVALLREHATNLEGIESSIAFAIQYDQRKQAIPLPVKTDLHASACPFCATPTETVEHSANALSSAIEWLNTELLRSNSRLASFEEARARVRDEMLPVQKLAAAQEGELKRLNAELAKMGKLKSQYEMAVAAKGRLEEALLALAKAMSRKDESDLAQLRRNIAKLQADLKRKFDVQTKLAQAEERIAEILDDLGTRFDFEDSYKPIRLRFSVETFDLWHEPAKDKKVFLRSMGSGANWLSCHLALFLALHRYFCELGDKCAIPPILFLDQPSQVYFPALLDNDAEFNAIQDPSRTSAHKVDEDLRAVTNLFDQLVWYCEDTFKETGIRPQIIVTDHADKLTLANQVEFESLVRKRWRKPGEGFISAAPYGPALE from the coding sequence ATGAAAGCCCACATCCTTCACATCGGCGTCGTCGATAAGAACGACACCGTACACGCAGTGACCTTCTCGCCTGGCGTCAACGTCATCACTGGGCGCTCGTCTACCGGCAAGAGTGCGCTGATCGAAATTTTTGACTACTGCTTTGGCAGCTCCGAGTTTACCGTGCCGGTCGGCGTGATTACTGACCGGGCGAGTCTGTACTTCACCGTGCTGATGCTCCACGATACGGCTGTCGTTCTGGCTCGCCGCCCGGACACACGGACGGCATTCCTCAAGGAGGAGCTAGAGACCGAGCGAGTCAAAGAGGCCCGCTCATTGACCAGCGCCTACTTCGAGGAGAAGTTCTTCTATTCACCCTACCTGTTTAAGAAGAACTTGATACGAAGCTTTGGCGTCTTGGTGACCGACGTGGATGAAGACCTCTCGGTTCGCGAAGCCCGTTTTAATAAAGCCCGTTCGGCACCCCCATCTGCAAGAAGCTTTACGTCGTTCATGCTGCAGCATCAGAATCTGGTCGCCAACAAGCACGCAGTCTTCTATCGCTTCGACGAGCGCGAAAAGCGCGAGCAGGCGATCGACCATTTGAAGGTGTTTCTGGGTTTTGCCAAACAGGAATATTTTCTCCTGAAACAAAAGCTCAACGAACTGGAGCAAGAAGAGCGATCGTTGAAGCGCATGGCGCCCAAGCGCGAAGCGCTGATCGACGAGGCCAAACGGAAGGTGGCCCTCGCAAGGACCGAGTACGAAGCATTGTCTGGACTATCGCTTCCGGTGGATCTGGCTACCATGTACGCAAGCCCGGCGGCCGCCAGAGACAGGATCGAAGCCATGTCAGTCGCGCTGTCGGCGGATACAGCGGGGCATGTGCGACGACGGCGTGAACTGGAGATGGAATACAGCAAAACCGTTGCTTTGCTACGGGAGCACGCCACAAACCTGGAAGGCATCGAATCGTCTATCGCCTTCGCGATTCAGTATGACCAGCGCAAGCAGGCTATTCCTCTCCCGGTAAAGACGGATTTGCACGCTAGTGCTTGCCCATTCTGCGCGACGCCCACGGAAACCGTCGAGCACAGTGCGAACGCACTAAGCTCGGCGATTGAATGGCTCAACACGGAGCTGCTCCGATCCAACTCGCGACTGGCGTCATTTGAGGAAGCACGTGCCAGGGTGAGGGATGAGATGCTCCCCGTGCAGAAGCTGGCGGCGGCGCAGGAAGGCGAGCTGAAGAGGTTAAACGCGGAACTTGCCAAGATGGGCAAGCTGAAGAGCCAGTACGAAATGGCAGTTGCGGCGAAAGGGCGTCTAGAAGAGGCACTACTCGCGCTTGCCAAGGCGATGAGCCGAAAGGATGAGAGTGATTTGGCTCAACTGCGCCGAAACATCGCCAAGCTTCAGGCAGACCTGAAGCGCAAATTCGATGTGCAAACAAAGCTTGCTCAGGCCGAAGAACGCATCGCGGAGATTCTGGATGATCTGGGCACACGATTCGACTTCGAGGACTCGTACAAGCCGATTCGCTTGCGGTTCTCAGTTGAGACGTTTGACCTGTGGCACGAACCCGCAAAGGATAAGAAAGTCTTCCTGCGGTCAATGGGAAGCGGGGCCAACTGGCTATCCTGTCATCTTGCGCTGTTCCTCGCGTTGCATCGCTATTTTTGCGAACTTGGAGACAAGTGCGCAATTCCACCGATCCTGTTTCTTGACCAGCCGAGCCAGGTGTACTTTCCTGCCTTGCTGGACAACGACGCCGAATTTAACGCGATCCAAGATCCCTCGCGAACATCGGCGCATAAGGTGGACGAAGACTTGCGCGCGGTGACAAACCTGTTCGATCAGCTTGTTTGGTACTGTGAAGACACGTTCAAAGAGACTGGAATTCGTCCGCAGATCATCGTCACCGATCATGCCGATAAGCTGACGCTCGCGAACCAAGTCGAATTTGAATCGCTGGTTCGAAAGCGTTGGCGCAAGCCTGGAGAGGGCTTTATTTCGGCTGCACCGTACGGCCCTGCACTTGAGTAG
- a CDS encoding HEPN-associated N-terminal domain-containing protein, giving the protein MDRICSSCFADEDLRAWIREEGGPRGCSTCQKFDSPTAEFHKVASRIEACIRRYYGRAVDQLGYCSAEGGYLGPHWDSWDMLEKINLVLPRDDGTLFDSIARTMMDEVWCDFDVGALDPDEALWTSWQSFCETVKHERRFFFHATGRDDQDSLSPASLLSHIATVSENIGLITEIPAGTKFWRARPDIAKGQRVSAAQFGPPPVEHALQSNRMNPAGIPMLYLASSIATALRETRVAAAKVGLWRAIRPLRVLDLRTLPPTPGMFSDAARMPALTLSFLHDFAADIMKPVARDRHVHVDYLPSQVVTEFVRDYRFDGGVVDGIAYGSTVHRRGWNMALFLGPVDLGLADPMWGRKSRPSLAFERAVWATNV; this is encoded by the coding sequence ATGGACCGTATTTGCTCATCCTGCTTCGCTGACGAAGATCTGCGCGCATGGATCCGAGAGGAGGGCGGACCGCGCGGCTGTAGCACCTGTCAGAAATTCGACTCGCCAACGGCAGAGTTTCATAAGGTCGCAAGCCGTATCGAAGCATGTATCCGACGGTACTACGGGCGTGCTGTGGATCAGCTCGGATACTGCTCGGCAGAAGGCGGCTATTTGGGTCCCCACTGGGATTCGTGGGATATGCTGGAAAAGATCAATCTGGTACTGCCCAGGGATGATGGGACCCTATTTGATAGCATCGCCCGGACCATGATGGATGAAGTCTGGTGCGATTTCGATGTGGGTGCTCTCGACCCTGACGAAGCGTTGTGGACAAGTTGGCAGAGCTTCTGCGAGACAGTCAAACACGAGCGACGCTTCTTCTTTCACGCAACCGGAAGAGATGACCAGGATTCGTTATCGCCAGCGTCTCTGCTAAGCCACATTGCCACCGTGAGCGAGAATATCGGCTTAATCACGGAGATACCCGCGGGTACTAAGTTCTGGCGCGCGCGTCCCGACATCGCCAAAGGCCAACGCGTGTCCGCCGCACAATTTGGGCCGCCGCCAGTTGAACACGCCTTGCAGAGCAATCGCATGAACCCGGCTGGTATTCCCATGCTTTATCTTGCTTCCAGCATTGCAACAGCGCTTAGGGAAACTCGGGTGGCCGCGGCGAAAGTAGGGCTTTGGCGCGCGATTCGTCCACTACGTGTTCTTGACTTGCGGACTTTGCCACCCACACCGGGCATGTTTTCAGATGCCGCCCGGATGCCAGCTCTTACTCTGAGTTTCTTGCACGACTTTGCCGCTGACATCATGAAGCCGGTGGCGAGGGACCGGCACGTCCATGTTGACTACTTGCCGTCACAGGTCGTCACCGAATTCGTGCGGGACTATCGGTTCGACGGTGGTGTCGTGGATGGAATTGCGTACGGGAGTACCGTACACCGTCGTGGCTGGAACATGGCACTGTTCCTCGGCCCAGTCGATTTGGGCCTAGCAGATCCAATGTGGGGTAGAAAGTCGCGCCCCAGCCTGGCATTTGAGCGAGCCGTGTGGGCGACGAATGTCTAG
- a CDS encoding DUF559 domain-containing protein, whose amino-acid sequence MGHGHTNGLTANVGACIGAGHTLGFGVPAEGLRWQDLQDWWQAREGIAYPEMAKRALYERLLSCLPDNSPPQRTLFKGYHRAFRTQIPGLPALVPEVWLHWDQRTAKQRGAEALLSHRMDFLLLLPHDVRIVIEVDGKHHYAADPEGKASAQRYADMARSDRALKLAGYEVYRFGAHELLADNADEQVREFFVAMFARYRTLKR is encoded by the coding sequence TTGGGTCATGGTCACACCAATGGACTGACGGCTAACGTCGGGGCGTGTATCGGCGCGGGCCATACACTGGGCTTTGGAGTCCCGGCCGAGGGCCTGCGCTGGCAGGATCTGCAGGACTGGTGGCAAGCGCGCGAAGGGATCGCCTATCCGGAAATGGCCAAGCGCGCCCTCTATGAGCGGTTGCTAAGCTGCCTGCCCGACAACTCCCCGCCGCAACGGACGCTGTTCAAGGGCTATCACCGCGCGTTTCGCACCCAGATTCCCGGACTACCAGCGCTGGTGCCCGAGGTTTGGCTGCACTGGGATCAGCGCACCGCAAAGCAGCGGGGCGCTGAAGCGCTGCTGAGTCACCGAATGGACTTTCTGCTGTTGCTGCCGCATGACGTCCGGATCGTGATCGAGGTGGACGGCAAGCACCACTACGCTGCCGATCCAGAGGGGAAGGCCTCGGCCCAACGCTATGCGGACATGGCACGCTCCGACCGCGCGCTGAAATTGGCGGGCTATGAGGTCTACCGCTTTGGCGCCCATGAGTTGCTCGCCGACAACGCGGATGAACAAGTTCGGGAATTCTTTGTGGCCATGTTTGCCCGGTATCGCACCTTGAAAAGGTAA